DNA sequence from the Cucurbita pepo subsp. pepo cultivar mu-cu-16 chromosome LG06, ASM280686v2, whole genome shotgun sequence genome:
CTAATACTTTACCGTAAGAGTATAGAAAAACGTTTGCAAAACGAGTGATTATTCAGAATACGCTCACAAATTATAAAAGGGTAAGACTCATAATACTCGTAATAATgatatttcattcaaattctACACAGTTCAACTTCGACACACGACACACGACAGGTGACCTAGCCACTTGGGGAGTGTTTTATCCTCAACAGTGGTGGAAAAAACAACCAATGAACGGTGGCTACGAAAAATGCTATCGTGAGTGGTCGGGACACCGCCGAATGAATCCGCCACCTTTTCCCCAAAGCCCTTTTCAGCTCAATCTCCACAGCCACACACAGTCCATGAACAACAAAGAACCATGTAACTTCCCACGTTGGGATCGCTCTAATGATATAGTAAAGCAAAAGCTCATGCATCAACCCGGACACCACAAACACAATGACCACCGCCATCCACCGTGGCACTCCGATTTCATAACGAACGGGTTGATAAACAGCGGTATGCAAAGTTTCCGACACAGATCGATTCCATCTCCGTCcccaaaaattttgaagcgACGTCGCGAGATATGGCTCGTCAAACGGTTGTCTAACCTCAACGCCAAATCTCGATCGAACAAACACATTAGAAAGACTCATAGTCATGTCTAAATAGAAATACAACGTTGCACAATTCACGTACAATTTTGCAATGGGATCCATAATTTCTAAGTGCCTCTTACCCATGACCAACATAGCAAATATCACCACCTTGGCTGGCAAGCTTAGAGGCAGCATAGGGTGTGGATCGTTGCCAAGATCGTCATGATTTTGAACGTATTTGGCTGTTTTGTTATGCTTGATTCTAGTTGGTAAGAACGCAATGGAAGCAAACAAAGTGAACGATACTTTCGAGTCGAAAGCTAAAGGACCTAAATTGAATGAGAATAGAACGAGCTTAAAGGTCGTGAGCCAGGTGATGAAGAAGGCGAAGCTACTCGAGAGGAAGGCGGACGAGACATAGAGAGGGAGGACGAGGAAGAGGGAGAAGACGGGGAGGAACGAAATGAGCCTGAATTTGCCTTTGGGAAGTTTTGGAGCTATGAAATAGCAATACAATAGAGAGGCCATGGATATGAGTATCACCTTCATGAAGCTTATGAGTTCGCTACTCATATTAGAGGTTTAGGGTTAGCTAAATGAGACTCGAGATGAAGATTATGTTCCCTGCATTTGCCCAAATTCTCACTCCACTCTGTTTcgttttatataaatatatattattattattttactcgtttcgtaaataaataattttttaatgtgaaaTATTACGCtctaatattgaaatttgagtttttagaaattatattgaatattatgttatattttgttcgttttttattgtgaatattttaattaattaattaattttatgataaCAAACATTCTCTTAATTACTATTAATTACTATAAGTTTAGAATAACCCGTCTTTTGAATCACTCAAATCAAAGCTGAAACAAAGAAGTTACGGCCGAAGTTTgcaatttttaatagaaattatattgaaaaataaaaattaacacgGGAAATTCTGTATCTGatctttacaaaaataaattgagaatttCTCGTCTCCACCTCATAGACATCTCTAATGTATCatttaaaatcgaaaaccaCTATAATTTTGGTCGAGTCTTTTTAGTTTAGTTGATGTTTGAGTGAGATCCCGCGTTGTCgggaaataaaattttcttttatattacaattacaaataaataaataaataaatattaaataataatacattaaTGATGAGACATACAAATCTCAACTCTCATCTTCTTTTGAGATTTGATTATGTTGATACCCAAAAAAGGTAAGTTATCTAGACACATCCGTTTCTTGTATGTTTGCCCATTTACTCTAAGTtgtttgatttcatttattttttaatttattgtatgTAAAAATTGGTGATTTAGATTTTTACGTGTAACGCTCCAGCTCAACACGTATGAAATTACCGCAAAACCACCCTTGAGACCACAGACAACTCTGGAAGGCAGGTAGTTTTTTAGGCTATT
Encoded proteins:
- the LOC111797565 gene encoding probable long-chain-alcohol O-fatty-acyltransferase 5, whose product is MSSELISFMKVILISMASLLYCYFIAPKLPKGKFRLISFLPVFSLFLVLPLYVSSAFLSSSFAFFITWLTTFKLVLFSFNLGPLAFDSKVSFTLFASIAFLPTRIKHNKTAKYVQNHDDLGNDPHPMLPLSLPAKVVIFAMLVMGKRHLEIMDPIAKLYVNCATLYFYLDMTMSLSNVFVRSRFGVEVRQPFDEPYLATSLQNFWGRRWNRSVSETLHTAVYQPVRYEIGVPRWMAVVIVFVVSGLMHELLLYYIIRAIPTWEVTWFFVVHGLCVAVEIELKRALGKRWRIHSAVSRPLTIAFFVATVHWLFFPPLLRIKHSPSG